In Pseudomonas lalkuanensis, the following are encoded in one genomic region:
- the oadA gene encoding sodium-extruding oxaloacetate decarboxylase subunit alpha gives MSKKISITDTILRDAHQSLLATRMRTEDMLPICDKLDKVGYWSLEVWGGATFDACVRFLKEDPWERLRKLKAALPNTRLQMLLRGQNLLGYRHYSDDVVRAFVAKAAVNGIDVFRIFDAMNDVRNLRVSIEAVKAAGKHAQGTICYTTSPVHTIDAFVNQAKTMAAMGVDSIAIKDMAGLLTPFATGDLVKALKDALPLEVVVHSHDTAGVASMCQLKAIENGADRIDTAISSMAWGTSHPGTESMVAALRNTPFDTGLDLELIQEIGMYFHAVRKKYHQFESEFTGVDTRVQVNQVPGGMISNLANQLKEQGALNRMAEVLEEIPRVRADLGFPPLVTPTSQIVGTQAFFNVLAGERYKTITNEVKLYLQGRYGKAPGEINEQLRRQAIGNEEVIDVRPADLIKPELDKLRADIGSLAKCEEDVLTFAMFPDIGRKFLEERAAGTLKPEELLPMPNGKGAVAVGGEGTPTEFVVDVHGESYRIDITGVGVKSDGKRHFYLAIDGMPEEVVFEPLNEFVAGSGSKRKQASAPGDVSTTMPGNIVDVLVKEGDRVKAGQAVLITEAMKMETEVQAPIDGTVKAIHVAKGDRVNPGEILVEIA, from the coding sequence ATGAGCAAGAAGATCTCGATCACCGATACCATCCTGCGCGACGCGCACCAGTCCCTGCTGGCCACCCGCATGCGCACTGAAGACATGCTTCCGATCTGCGACAAGCTCGACAAGGTCGGCTACTGGTCGCTGGAAGTCTGGGGCGGCGCCACTTTCGACGCCTGCGTGCGTTTCCTCAAGGAAGACCCGTGGGAGCGCCTGCGCAAGCTCAAGGCCGCGCTGCCCAATACCCGCCTGCAGATGCTCCTGCGCGGCCAGAACCTGCTGGGCTACCGCCACTACAGCGATGACGTGGTTCGTGCCTTCGTCGCCAAGGCCGCGGTCAACGGTATCGACGTGTTCCGCATCTTCGACGCGATGAACGACGTGCGTAACCTGCGTGTCTCCATCGAAGCCGTGAAGGCCGCCGGCAAGCACGCCCAGGGCACCATCTGCTACACCACCAGCCCCGTGCACACCATCGACGCCTTCGTGAACCAGGCCAAGACCATGGCTGCCATGGGCGTCGACTCCATCGCCATCAAGGACATGGCCGGCCTGCTGACCCCGTTCGCCACCGGCGACCTGGTCAAGGCGCTGAAGGATGCCCTGCCGCTGGAAGTGGTGGTGCACTCCCACGACACCGCCGGCGTGGCCAGCATGTGCCAGCTGAAGGCCATCGAGAACGGCGCCGACCGTATCGACACCGCCATTTCCAGCATGGCCTGGGGCACCAGCCACCCGGGCACCGAGTCGATGGTCGCCGCCCTGCGCAACACCCCCTTCGACACCGGCCTGGACCTGGAGCTGATCCAGGAAATCGGCATGTACTTCCACGCCGTGCGCAAGAAGTACCACCAGTTCGAAAGCGAATTCACCGGCGTGGACACCCGCGTGCAGGTCAACCAGGTGCCGGGCGGCATGATCTCCAACCTGGCCAACCAGCTGAAGGAGCAGGGCGCCCTCAACCGCATGGCCGAAGTGCTGGAAGAAATCCCGCGCGTGCGCGCCGACCTCGGTTTCCCGCCCCTGGTGACCCCGACCTCGCAGATCGTCGGTACCCAGGCCTTCTTCAACGTCCTGGCCGGCGAGCGCTACAAGACCATCACCAACGAAGTGAAGCTCTACCTGCAGGGCCGCTACGGCAAGGCGCCGGGCGAGATCAACGAGCAGCTGCGCCGCCAGGCCATCGGCAACGAAGAAGTCATCGACGTGCGTCCGGCCGACCTGATCAAGCCCGAGCTGGACAAGCTGCGCGCCGACATCGGCAGCCTGGCCAAGTGCGAAGAGGACGTGCTGACCTTTGCCATGTTCCCGGACATCGGCCGCAAGTTCCTCGAAGAGCGTGCCGCCGGCACCCTGAAGCCGGAAGAGTTGCTGCCCATGCCCAATGGCAAGGGTGCGGTTGCGGTCGGTGGCGAAGGCACTCCGACCGAGTTCGTGGTGGACGTGCATGGCGAGAGCTACCGCATCGACATCACCGGTGTCGGCGTGAAGAGCGACGGCAAGCGTCACTTCTACCTCGCCATCGACGGCATGCCGGAAGAAGTGGTGTTCGAGCCGCTCAACGAGTTCGTTGCAGGCTCCGGCAGCAAGCGCAAGCAAGCCAGCGCTCCGGGCGATGTCAGCACCACCATGCCGGGCAACATCGTCGACGTGCTGGTGAAGGAAGGCGACCGGGTGAAAGCCGGTCAGGCCGTGCTGATCACCGAAGCGATGAAGATGGAAACCGAAGTCCAGGCGCCCATCGATGGCACCGTCAAGGCCATCCACGTGGCCAAGGGCGACCGCGTGAACCCGGGCGAGATCCTGGTCGAAATCGCCTGA
- a CDS encoding acetyl-CoA carboxylase biotin carboxylase subunit, whose amino-acid sequence MIKKILIANRGEIAVRIVRACAEMGIRSVAIYSDADRHALHVKRADEAHSIGDDPLAGYLNPRKLVNLAVETGCDALHPGYGFLSENAELAEICAERGIKFIGPSASVIRRMGDKTEARRSMIKAGVPVTPGTEGNVADLDEALREGERIGYPVMLKATSGGGGRGIRRCNSRSELEQAYPRVISEATKAFGSAEVFLEKCIVNPKHIEAQILADSFGNTVHLFERDCSIQRRNQKLIEIAPSPQLTPEQRAYIGDLAVRAAKAVGYENAGTVEFLLAEGEVYFMEMNTRVQVEHTITEEITGIDVVREQIRIASGLELSVKQDDIIHRGFALQFRINAEDPKNNFLPSFGKITRYYAPGGPGVRTDTAIYTGYTIPPYYDSMCLKLIVWALTWEEALDRGLRALDDMRVQGVRTTAPYYQEILRNPEFRSAEFNTSFVESHPELTQYSIKRNPSHLAIAIATAIAAHAGL is encoded by the coding sequence GTGATCAAGAAAATCCTGATCGCCAACCGTGGTGAGATCGCCGTCCGCATCGTGCGCGCTTGCGCCGAAATGGGCATCCGCTCGGTGGCCATCTACTCCGATGCCGACCGGCACGCCCTGCATGTCAAGCGCGCCGACGAGGCCCACAGCATCGGCGATGATCCGCTGGCGGGCTACCTGAACCCGCGCAAACTGGTGAACCTGGCGGTCGAGACCGGCTGCGATGCCCTGCACCCGGGCTACGGTTTCCTCTCCGAGAACGCCGAGCTGGCGGAAATCTGCGCCGAGCGCGGGATCAAGTTCATCGGCCCTTCGGCCTCCGTGATCCGCCGCATGGGCGACAAGACCGAAGCTCGCCGCAGCATGATCAAGGCCGGTGTACCGGTCACCCCCGGCACCGAAGGCAACGTCGCCGACCTGGACGAGGCGCTGCGCGAAGGCGAGCGTATCGGCTACCCGGTGATGCTCAAGGCCACCTCCGGTGGTGGCGGCCGCGGCATCCGTCGCTGCAACTCGCGCTCCGAACTGGAACAGGCCTACCCGCGCGTGATCTCCGAAGCCACCAAGGCCTTCGGCTCGGCGGAAGTCTTCCTCGAGAAGTGCATCGTCAACCCGAAACACATCGAAGCGCAGATCCTTGCCGACTCCTTCGGCAACACCGTGCACCTGTTCGAGCGCGACTGCTCCATCCAGCGCCGCAACCAGAAGCTCATCGAGATCGCCCCGAGCCCGCAGCTCACCCCCGAGCAGCGCGCCTACATCGGTGACCTCGCCGTGCGCGCGGCCAAGGCCGTGGGCTACGAGAACGCCGGTACCGTGGAGTTCCTGCTCGCCGAGGGCGAGGTGTACTTCATGGAGATGAACACCCGCGTGCAGGTGGAACACACCATCACCGAGGAAATCACCGGCATCGACGTGGTCCGCGAGCAGATCCGCATCGCTTCGGGCCTGGAACTGTCGGTCAAGCAGGACGACATCATCCATCGCGGCTTCGCCCTGCAGTTCCGCATCAACGCCGAGGACCCGAAGAACAACTTCCTGCCGTCCTTCGGCAAGATCACTCGCTACTACGCCCCCGGCGGCCCCGGCGTTCGCACCGATACCGCGATCTACACCGGCTACACCATTCCGCCGTACTACGACTCCATGTGCCTGAAGCTGATCGTCTGGGCACTGACCTGGGAAGAGGCGCTGGACCGTGGCCTGCGTGCACTGGACGACATGCGCGTGCAGGGTGTGCGGACCACCGCGCCCTACTACCAGGAAATCCTGCGCAATCCCGAGTTCCGCAGCGCCGAGTTCAACACCAGCTTCGTCGAGAGCCATCCGGAGCTGACCCAGTACTCGATCAAGCGCAACCCGTCGCACCTGGCCATCGCCATCGCCACCGCCATCGCCGCCCACGCCGGCCTGTAG
- a CDS encoding LysR family transcriptional regulator, producing the protein MRKTLLRMTLRQLQVFRAVFESRSYSRAAEEMALTQPAVSLQIRQLEELVGQPLFEYVGKKLYVTDAAEALMRASNDIFQRLESLDMQLSDLQGSLQGQLNLAVESSAKYFVPHLFAAFREQHPDVSLHLVVTNRAQVIKRLSDNRDDLVIMSLVPQDMALEFLPFLNNPIVAVAPPGHPLCNAAKLTLKDLEPYTLLVREAGSGTRKACEEYFQQKRAHFAQTMEVASLDAQKECVVADLGIALIPRHAVSLELATGLLRELPVEELPLYRSWCAVHAKGKRLSPVAQAFLAFIREERAQISALSHRFSGALPLTTTGS; encoded by the coding sequence ATGCGCAAGACCTTGCTGCGCATGACCCTGCGCCAGCTCCAGGTGTTCCGAGCCGTGTTCGAAAGCCGCTCCTACAGCCGGGCGGCCGAAGAGATGGCACTGACCCAGCCGGCCGTCAGCCTGCAGATCCGCCAGCTCGAGGAACTGGTGGGCCAGCCGCTGTTCGAGTACGTCGGCAAGAAGCTCTACGTGACCGACGCGGCCGAGGCGCTGATGCGCGCCAGCAACGACATCTTCCAGCGCCTGGAAAGCCTCGACATGCAGCTCTCCGATCTGCAGGGCTCGTTGCAGGGCCAGCTCAACCTGGCGGTGGAGTCCAGCGCCAAGTACTTCGTTCCGCACCTGTTCGCCGCCTTCCGCGAACAGCACCCGGACGTCAGCCTGCACCTGGTGGTGACCAACCGCGCCCAGGTCATCAAGCGCCTTTCGGACAACCGCGACGACCTGGTGATCATGTCCCTGGTGCCCCAGGACATGGCCCTGGAGTTCCTGCCCTTCCTGAACAACCCGATCGTGGCCGTGGCGCCACCGGGCCACCCGCTGTGCAATGCCGCCAAGCTGACCCTGAAGGACCTGGAGCCCTACACGCTGCTGGTCCGCGAGGCCGGTTCGGGCACCCGCAAGGCCTGCGAGGAATACTTCCAGCAGAAGCGCGCGCACTTCGCCCAGACCATGGAAGTGGCCTCGCTGGATGCGCAGAAGGAGTGCGTGGTGGCGGACCTTGGGATCGCCCTGATCCCGCGGCACGCGGTGAGCCTGGAACTGGCGACGGGATTGCTGCGGGAGCTGCCGGTGGAGGAGCTGCCGCTTTACCGGAGCTGGTGCGCGGTACACGCCAAGGGCAAGCGGCTGTCGCCGGTCGCCCAGGCGTTTTTAGCCTTCATCCGCGAAGAACGCGCCCAGATCAGCGCGCTTTCGCACCGTTTTTCCGGTGCGCTGCCTTTGACGACAACAGGTAGTTGA
- a CDS encoding PA3496 family putative envelope integrity protein, whose translation MHRFHDESAHLDSKTRRKLEDQRRMQFRRAIEDRAELRRLQVECSDYPYPELIAVNYLLSSKAAHRKNGAKAR comes from the coding sequence ATGCACCGCTTTCACGATGAATCCGCACATCTGGACAGCAAGACCCGGCGCAAACTGGAGGACCAGCGGCGTATGCAGTTCCGCCGCGCCATCGAAGACCGAGCCGAGCTACGCCGCCTGCAGGTGGAGTGCTCGGACTATCCCTACCCCGAATTGATCGCCGTCAACTACCTGTTGTCGTCAAAGGCAGCGCACCGGAAAAACGGTGCGAAAGCGCGCTGA
- a CDS encoding thioredoxin family protein, producing the protein MSNAVEFFQRFPIQRVRASIIDDVLASERQKLVLLYLWQDDCPLCDVAKHDLLRTQERCQWPQVRWLHDEVDEDPALALRYGLHGVPTFVALYHGRPLGRITSWPGSGPFIDAIERLLVRQGLA; encoded by the coding sequence ATGAGCAATGCCGTCGAGTTCTTCCAACGCTTTCCGATCCAACGGGTGCGCGCGAGCATCATCGATGACGTTTTGGCCAGCGAACGGCAGAAGCTGGTGCTGCTCTACCTCTGGCAGGACGACTGCCCCCTCTGCGACGTGGCCAAGCACGACCTGCTGCGCACCCAGGAACGTTGCCAGTGGCCACAGGTGCGCTGGCTGCACGATGAAGTGGACGAAGACCCGGCGCTGGCGCTGCGCTACGGCCTGCACGGCGTGCCCACCTTCGTCGCCCTCTACCACGGCCGGCCGCTGGGACGGATCACCAGTTGGCCGGGCAGCGGGCCCTTCATCGATGCGATAGAGAGGTTGCTCGTGCGTCAGGGCCTGGCCTGA
- the hexR gene encoding transcriptional regulator HexR: MNLLQHIAQSRHLLRKSELKVADHVLLDPAAVMHSSMADLAQGVGVSEPTIVRFCRAIGCGGFQDLKLKLAQSLAAGASFGQFAIHEDDSVADFSLKIFDTTLHTLMEVREKLDPEALQRAIGACAQAQRVEFYGFGASGAVAADAQHKFFRLLLTAAAYSDPHMQAMSAVTLKPSDVAICISQSGRSKDLLITANLVREAGATLITLCPSQTPLADLATVNLAIDVQEDTEIYTPLTSRIAHLVVIDVLAMGVAMARGPSLVNHLKSVKRSLRSLRLSPKSVKSAED; encoded by the coding sequence GTGAACCTGCTGCAACATATCGCCCAGTCGCGTCATCTGCTACGCAAGTCGGAACTGAAAGTCGCCGACCATGTCCTGCTCGATCCCGCAGCGGTCATGCACAGCTCCATGGCCGATCTGGCCCAGGGCGTCGGGGTCAGCGAGCCGACCATCGTGCGCTTCTGCCGCGCCATCGGCTGCGGCGGCTTCCAGGACCTCAAGCTGAAGCTGGCGCAGAGCCTGGCCGCCGGTGCGAGCTTTGGCCAGTTCGCGATTCACGAAGACGACTCAGTGGCGGACTTCAGCCTGAAGATCTTCGACACCACCCTGCACACCCTGATGGAAGTCCGCGAGAAACTCGACCCGGAAGCCCTGCAGCGCGCCATCGGCGCCTGTGCCCAGGCCCAGCGCGTGGAGTTCTACGGATTCGGCGCTTCCGGTGCCGTGGCGGCCGACGCGCAGCACAAGTTCTTCCGCCTGCTGCTCACTGCGGCGGCCTATTCCGACCCGCACATGCAGGCGATGTCGGCGGTCACCCTGAAGCCTTCGGACGTGGCCATCTGCATTTCCCAGTCGGGCCGCTCCAAGGACCTGCTGATCACCGCCAACCTGGTGCGTGAAGCCGGCGCCACCCTGATCACCCTGTGCCCGAGCCAGACCCCGCTGGCGGATCTCGCCACGGTGAACCTTGCCATCGACGTGCAGGAAGACACCGAGATCTACACCCCGCTCACCTCGCGCATCGCCCACCTGGTGGTGATCGACGTGCTCGCCATGGGCGTCGCCATGGCCCGTGGCCCGAGCCTGGTGAACCACCTCAAGAGCGTGAAGCGAAGCCTGCGCAGCCTGCGCCTGTCGCCGAAGTCGGTGAAGAGCGCCGAGGACTGA
- the zwf gene encoding glucose-6-phosphate dehydrogenase: MLVFGGTGDLALHKLLPALYHLHREGRLHPQMRILALARNTLDRDGFRALAERRCRAQVARADFTTEAWRGFSERLDYFAMDVSQSADFGRLARYLGPDPGCGRVYYLATAPDLFKDIAAHLSIARMATPQSRIVLEKPIGHSLDSARAINAAIGKVFDESQVFRIDHYLGKETVQNLMALRFANGLFEPIWRAGHVDHVQISVCETLGVENRGAYYDRSGAMRDMVQNHLLQLLCLVAMEAPVRFDAEAVRNEKVKILEALKPVSGQDVRDKTVRGQYSAGKIGGQEVPAYYFEKNVDNDSDTETFVAVQAEIDNWRWAGVPFYLRTGKRLARKYSEIVIQFKPVPHRLFVDGEANRLLIRLQPEERISLQLMAKSPGKGMNLEPVELDLNLAKAFSHQRRWDAYERLLLDVIEGDSTLFMRRDEVEAAWRWVDPILAGWHEYYQSPRPYPAGSTGPEQAHSLLELHGRQWHD, translated from the coding sequence ATGCTCGTCTTCGGCGGTACCGGCGATCTCGCCCTGCACAAGCTGCTTCCGGCCCTCTATCACCTGCATCGCGAAGGACGCCTGCATCCGCAGATGCGCATCCTCGCGCTGGCCCGCAATACCCTCGACCGCGATGGCTTCCGCGCCCTGGCCGAGCGCCGCTGCCGGGCCCAGGTGGCCCGCGCCGACTTCACCACCGAAGCCTGGCGCGGCTTTTCCGAACGCCTGGACTACTTCGCCATGGACGTGTCCCAGAGCGCCGACTTCGGCCGCCTGGCCCGCTACCTGGGGCCCGATCCCGGTTGCGGGCGGGTGTACTACCTGGCCACCGCGCCCGACCTGTTCAAGGACATCGCCGCGCACCTGTCCATCGCCCGCATGGCCACGCCGCAGTCGCGCATCGTGCTGGAGAAACCCATCGGCCATTCGCTGGATTCGGCCCGTGCGATCAACGCCGCCATCGGCAAGGTGTTCGACGAATCCCAGGTGTTCCGCATCGACCACTACCTGGGCAAGGAAACCGTGCAGAACCTGATGGCCCTGCGCTTCGCCAACGGCCTTTTCGAGCCGATCTGGCGCGCCGGGCATGTCGACCACGTCCAGATCAGCGTCTGCGAAACCCTCGGCGTGGAAAACCGCGGCGCCTACTACGACCGCTCCGGCGCCATGCGCGACATGGTGCAGAACCACTTGCTGCAACTGCTCTGCCTGGTGGCCATGGAAGCGCCGGTGCGCTTCGACGCCGAGGCGGTGCGCAACGAGAAGGTGAAGATCCTGGAGGCGCTGAAACCCGTCTCCGGCCAGGATGTGCGCGACAAGACGGTGCGCGGGCAGTACAGCGCCGGCAAGATCGGCGGCCAGGAAGTACCCGCCTACTACTTCGAGAAGAATGTCGACAACGACAGCGACACCGAAACCTTCGTCGCCGTACAGGCGGAGATCGACAACTGGCGCTGGGCCGGCGTGCCCTTCTACCTGCGCACCGGCAAGCGCCTGGCGCGTAAATACTCGGAAATCGTCATCCAGTTCAAACCGGTGCCCCACCGCCTGTTCGTCGACGGCGAGGCCAACCGCCTGCTGATCCGCCTGCAACCGGAAGAGCGCATCAGCCTGCAACTGATGGCCAAGAGTCCCGGCAAGGGCATGAACCTGGAGCCTGTCGAACTGGACCTGAACCTGGCCAAGGCCTTCAGCCACCAGCGCCGCTGGGATGCCTACGAGCGTCTGCTGCTGGACGTGATCGAGGGCGATTCGACGCTCTTCATGCGCCGCGATGAAGTGGAAGCCGCGTGGCGCTGGGTCGACCCCATCCTCGCAGGCTGGCACGAGTACTACCAGAGCCCGCGCCCCTACCCCGCCGGCTCCACCGGCCCGGAACAGGCCCACAGCCTGCTGGAGCTGCACGGCCGCCAGTGGCACGACTGA
- the trhP gene encoding prephenate-dependent tRNA uridine(34) hydroxylase TrhP, translating to MHSPELLSPAGTLKAMRYAFAYGADAVYAGQPRYSLRVRNNEFDHANLALGIQEAHAAGKRFYVVVNIAPHNAKLRTFLKDLEPVIAMGPDALIMSDPGLIMLVREHFPQMPIHLSVQANAVNWASVKFWQQQGLSRVILSRELSLEEIGEIRQQVPGMELEVFVHGALCMAYSGRCLLSGYLNHRDPNQGTCTNACRWQYGTRPAREDELGQVVPTLGCGQPSDQVVLLEEANRPGELMSAWEDEHGTYIMNSKDLRAVHHVERLLQMGVHSLKIEGRTKSHFYVARTAQAYRKAIDDARAGRPFDRTLMDDLESLANRGYTEGFLRRHVHDEYQNYEHGYSLSERQQFVGELSGVVRQGLAEVRVKNHFAVGDRLQLMTPRGNLDFRLEALENRYGERKAVAPGDGHILYLPLPAGVDLENALLLRWFSSGNSRTAASA from the coding sequence ATGCACAGCCCCGAACTGCTCTCCCCTGCCGGCACCCTCAAGGCCATGCGCTACGCCTTCGCCTACGGCGCCGATGCCGTCTACGCCGGCCAGCCGCGTTACAGCCTGCGGGTACGCAACAACGAATTCGACCACGCCAACCTGGCCCTCGGCATCCAGGAGGCCCACGCCGCCGGCAAGCGCTTCTACGTGGTGGTGAACATCGCCCCGCACAACGCCAAGCTGCGGACCTTCCTCAAGGACCTGGAGCCGGTGATCGCCATGGGGCCTGACGCGCTGATCATGTCCGATCCCGGCCTGATCATGCTGGTTCGCGAGCATTTCCCGCAGATGCCCATCCACCTCTCGGTGCAGGCCAATGCGGTGAACTGGGCCAGCGTGAAGTTCTGGCAGCAGCAGGGGCTTAGCCGGGTGATCCTGTCCCGCGAGCTGTCCCTGGAGGAAATCGGCGAAATACGCCAGCAGGTGCCGGGCATGGAACTGGAGGTCTTCGTCCACGGCGCCCTGTGCATGGCCTATTCCGGCCGCTGCCTGCTTTCCGGCTACCTCAACCACCGCGACCCGAACCAGGGCACCTGCACCAACGCCTGCCGCTGGCAATACGGCACCCGGCCGGCCCGCGAGGACGAACTGGGGCAGGTGGTACCCACCCTCGGTTGCGGCCAGCCGAGCGACCAGGTGGTCCTGCTGGAGGAAGCCAACCGTCCCGGTGAGCTGATGTCCGCCTGGGAGGACGAGCACGGCACCTACATCATGAACTCCAAGGACCTTCGCGCCGTGCACCACGTGGAGCGCTTGCTGCAGATGGGCGTGCATTCGCTGAAGATCGAGGGCCGCACCAAGTCGCATTTCTATGTAGCGCGTACCGCCCAGGCTTATCGCAAGGCCATCGACGACGCCCGCGCCGGCCGTCCCTTCGACCGCACCCTGATGGACGATCTCGAATCACTGGCCAACCGCGGCTACACCGAAGGCTTCCTGCGCCGCCACGTGCACGACGAGTACCAGAACTATGAGCACGGCTACTCGCTGTCGGAGCGCCAGCAGTTCGTCGGCGAGCTGAGCGGGGTGGTTCGCCAAGGGTTGGCGGAGGTGCGGGTGAAGAATCACTTCGCCGTCGGCGACCGCCTGCAGCTGATGACCCCGCGGGGCAACCTCGACTTCCGCCTGGAAGCCCTGGAAAACCGCTACGGCGAGCGCAAGGCAGTGGCGCCGGGCGACGGCCACATCCTGTACCTGCCGCTGCCCGCTGGCGTGGACCTGGAGAACGCCCTGCTCCTGCGCTGGTTCAGCAGCGGCAATAGCCGCACCGCGGCCAGCGCCTGA